A stretch of Dermochelys coriacea isolate rDerCor1 chromosome 6, rDerCor1.pri.v4, whole genome shotgun sequence DNA encodes these proteins:
- the LOC122460706 gene encoding proline-rich protein 36-like: MLPVRPAVPGNSPWAEPGQRTWRHADLPMHQALATPSRALCHAPNHGDTQPCPCTKVGRAPNHGDTQLCPCAKVCRAPNHGNTQPCPCAKVCHAPNHGNTQLCPCAKVCHAPGPGDTQPCPCAKVCRAPNHGNTQPCPCAKVCHAPGPGDTQPCPCAKVCHAPNHGNTQPCPCAKVCHAPNHGNTQLCPCAKVCRAPNHGDTQPCPCAKVCHAPNHGDTQLCPCAKVCHAPNHGDTQPCPCAKVGRAPNHGDTQLCPCAKVCRAPNHGNTQLCPCAKVCHAPNHGNTQLCPCAKVCHAPGPGDTQPCPCAKVCRAPNHGNTQPCPCAKVCHAPNHGNTQLCPCAKVCHAPNHGDTQPCPCAKVGRAPNHGNTQLCPCAKVCRAPNHGNTQLCPCAKVCHAPNHGNTQLCPCAKVCHAPGPGDTQPCPCAKVCHAPGPGNTQPCPCAKVCHAPNHGNTQLCPCAKVCHAPNHGNIQLCPCAKVCHAPGPGNTQLCPCAKVCHAPNHGNTQPCRAPKCAMHQALATPSNARAPKCAVHPIMATPSRARAPKCAVHPTMATPSHASAPKCAMHQALATPSRARAPKCAVHPTMATPSCARAPKCAMHPTMVTPSRARAPKCAMHQALATPSRARAPKCAMHPTMAKPSCARAPKYAMHPTMATPSCARAPKCAMHQALATPSHARAPKCAMHQALVTPSRARAPKCAMHQALATPSRARAPKCAMHPTMATPSCARAPKCAMHPTMATPSCARAPKCAMHQALATPSCARAPKCAMHPTMATPSRARAPKCAMHQALATPSNARAPKCAVHPTMATPSRARAPKCAMHQALATPSRARAPKCAVHPTMATPSCARAPKCAMHPTMATPSCARVPKCAMHPTMATPSCARAPKCAMHQALATPSRARAPKCAMHQALATPSRARAPKCAMHQALATPSRARAPKCAMHPTMATPSCARAPKCAMHPTMATPSCARAPKCAMHQALATPSCARAPKCAMHPTMATPSRARAPKCAMHQALARPSHARAPKCAVHPTMTPSRARAPKCAMHPTMATPSHASAPKCAMHQALATPSRARAPKCAVHPTMATPSHASAPKCAMHQAMATP, translated from the exons ATGCTGCCGGTGCGCCCAGCCGTGCCCGGAAACAGCCCGTGGGCCGAGCCGGGCCAGCGCACCTGGCGACACGCGGATCTGCCAATGCACCAGGCCCTGGCGACACCCAGCCGTGCCC TGTGCCATGCACCCAACCATGGCGACACCCAGCCGTGCCCGTGCACCAAAGTGGGCCGTGCACCCAACCATGGCGACACCCAGCTGTGCCCGTGCGCCAAAGTGTGCCGTGCACCCAACCATGGCAACACCCAGCCGTGCCCGTGCGCCAAAGTGTGCCATGCACCCAACCATGGCAACACCCAGCTGTGCCCGTGCGCCAAAGTGTGCCATGCACCAGGCCCTGGCGACACCCAGCCGTGCCCGTGCGCCAAAGTGTGCCGTGCACCCAACCATGGCAACACCCAGCCGTGCCCGTGCGCCAAAGTGTGCCATGCACCAGGCCCTGGCGACACCCAGCCGTGCCCGTGCGCCAAAGTGTGCCATGCACCCAACCATGGCAACACCCAGCCGTGCCCGTGCGCCAAAGTGTGCCATGCACCCAACCATGGCAACACCCAGCTGTGCCCGTGCGCCAAAGTGTGCCGTGCACCCAACCATGGCGACACCCAGCCGTGCCCGTGCGCCAAAGTGTGCCATGCACCCAACCATGGCGACACCCAGCTGTGCCCGTGCGCCAAAGTGTGCCATGCACCCAACCATGGCGACACCCAGCCGTGCCCGTGCGCCAAAGTGGGCCGTGCACCCAACCATGGCGACACCCAGCTGTGCCCGTGCGCCAAAGTGTGCCGTGCACCCAACCATGGCAACACCCAGCTGTGCCCGTGCGCCAAAGTGTGCCATGCACCCAACCATGGCAACACCCAGCTGTGCCCGTGCGCCAAAGTGTGCCATGCACCAGGCCCTGGCGACACCCAGCCGTGCCCGTGCGCCAAAGTGTGCCGTGCACCCAACCATGGCAACACCCAGCCGTGCCCGTGCGCCAAAGTGTGCCATGCACCCAACCATGGCAACACCCAGCTGTGCCCGTGCGCCAAAGTGTGCCATGCACCCAACCATGGCGACACCCAGCCGTGCCCGTGCGCCAAAGTGGGCCGTGCACCCAACCATGGCAACACCCAGCTGTGCCCGTGCGCCAAAGTGTGCCGTGCACCCAACCATGGCAACACCCAGCTGTGCCCGTGCGCCAAAGTGTGCCATGCACCCAACCATGGCAACACCCAGCTGTGCCCGTGCGCCAAAGTGTGCCATGCACCAGGCCCTGGCGACACCCAGCCGTGCCCGTGCGCCAAAGTGTGCCATGCACCAGGCCCTGGCAACACCCAGCCGTGCCCGTGCGCCAAAGTGTGCCATGCACCCAACCATGGCAACACCCAGCTGTGCCCGTGCGCCAAAGTGTGCCATGCACCCAACCATGGCAACATCCAGCTGTGCCCGTGCGCCAAAGTGTGCCATGCACCAGGCCCTGGCAACACCCAGCTGTGCCCGTGCGCCAAAGTGTGCCATGCACCCAACCATGGCAACACCCAGCCGTGCCGTGCACCAAAGTGTGCCATGCACCAGGCCCTGGCAACACCCAGCAATGCCCGTGCGCCAAAGTGTGCTGTGCACCCAATCATGGCAACACCCAGCCGTGCCCGTGCGCCAAAGTGTGCCGTGCACCCAACCATGGCAACACCCAGCCATGCCAGTGCGCCAAAGTGTGCCATGCACCAGGCCCTGGCAACACCCAGCCGTGCCCGTGCGCCAAAGTGTGCCGTGCACCCAACCATGGCAACACCCAGCTGTGCCCGTGCGCCAAAGTGTGCCATGCACCCAACCATGGTGACACCCAGCCGTGCCCGTGCGCCAAAGTGTGCCATGCACCAGGCCCTGGCGACACCCAGCCGTGCCCGTGCGCCAAAGTGTGCCATGCACCCAACCATGGCAAAACCCAGCTGTGCCCGTGCGCCAAAGTATGCCATGCACCCAACCATGGCAACACCCAGCTGTGCCCGTGCGCCAAAGTGTGCCATGCACCAGGCCCTGGCAACACCCAGCCATGCCCGTGCGCCAAAGTGTGCCATGCACCAGGCCCTGGTGACACCCAGCCGTGCTCGTGCGCCAAAGTGTGCCATGCACCAGGCCCTGGCGACACCCAGCCGTGCCCGTGCGCCAAAGTGTGCCATGCACCCAACCATGGCAACACCCAGCTGTGCCCGTGCGCCAAAGTGTGCCATGCACCCAACCATGGCAACACCCAGCTGTGCCCGTGCGCCAAAGTGTGCCATGCACCAGGCCCTGGCAACACCCAGCTGTGCCCGTGCGCCAAAGTGTGCCATGCACCCAACCATGGCAACACCCAGCCGTGCCCGTGCACCAAAGTGTGCCATGCACCAGGCCCTGGCAACACCCAGCAATGCCCGTGCGCCAAAGTGTGCTGTGCACCCAACCATGGCAACACCCAGCCGTGCCCGTGCGCCAAAGTGTGCCATGCACCAGGCCCTGGCGACACCCAGCCGTGCCCGTGCGCCAAAGTGTGCCGTGCACCCAACCATGGCAACACCCAGCTGTGCCCGTGCGCCAAAGTGTGCCATGCACCCAACCATGGCAACACCCAGCTGTGCCCGTGTGCCTAAGTGTGCCATGCACCCAACCATGGCAACACCCAGCTGTGCCCGTGCGCCAAAGTGTGCCATGCACCAGGCCCTGGCAACACCCAGCCGTGCCCGTGCGCCAAAGTGTGCCATGCACCAGGCCCTGGCGACACCCAGCCGTGCCCGTGCGCCAAAGTGTGCCATGCACCAGGCCCTGGCAACACCCAGCCGTGCCCGTGCGCCAAAGTGTGCCATGCACCCAACCATGGCAACACCCAGCTGTGCCCGTGCGCCAAAGTGTGCCATGCACCCAACCATGGCAACACCCAGCTGTGCCCGTGCGCCAAAGTGTGCCATGCACCAGGCCCTGGCAACACCCAGCTGTGCCCGTGCGCCAAAGTGTGCCATGCACCCAACCATGGCAACACCCAGCCGTGCCCGTGCACCAAAGTGTGCCATGCACCAGGCCCTGGCAAGACCCAGCCATGCCCGTGCGCCAAAGTGTGCTGTGCACCCAACCATGACACCCAGCCGTGCCCGTGCGCCAAAGTGTGCCATGCACCCAACCATGGCAACACCCAGCCATGCCAGTGCACCAAAGTGTGCCATGCACCAGGCCCTGGCAACACCCAGCCGTGCCCGTGCGCCAAAGTGTGCCGTGCACCCAACCATGGCAACACCCAGCCATGCCAGTGCACCAAAGTGTGCCATGCACCAGGCCATGGCAACACCATAA